The following proteins come from a genomic window of Topomyia yanbarensis strain Yona2022 unplaced genomic scaffold, ASM3024719v1 HiC_scaffold_41, whole genome shotgun sequence:
- the LOC131695540 gene encoding T-complex protein 1 subunit theta-like produces MALHVPKAPGFASMLKEGARAYSGLEEAVYRNINACKEFASSVRSAYGPNGMNKMIINHIEKQFVTSDAGTIMRELDVEHPAAKLMIQASQMQEAEVGDGTNFVVIFCGALLAEAEELCRLGVTTSDITEGYEKALDKALEILPKLVCYQINDYRNQEQVKEAIKASIMSKQLGYEEFISDLIAKACVSILPEKTTFNVDNVRVCKILGSGLHTSEVVHGMVFKRFVEGEVSSATNAKIALYSCPVDIIQTETKGTVLIKSAEELKNFSKGEENLLESQIKAIADTGAKVIVAGAKFGDMALHYMNKYGLMAVRLNSKFDLRRLSKAVNGTVLPRLTPPSSEELGFCDNVFVNELGDTSVCIFKSEGADSRIATIVIRGSTDNYMDDIERAIDDGVNTFKGLTRDGRFLPGAGAVEIELAQQLAEYADTLPGLDQYAVRKFASALEAFPKALAENTGINATEVVNKLYLAHKEGKKNEGFDIDAEQPSTIDVTGTKIFDLFQTKYWSLKYAVGAACTILKVDQIIMAKRAGGPKPRQGGANSDDES; encoded by the exons ATGGCTCTACATGTTCCGAAAGCACCCGGTTTCGCTTCTATGCTGAAGGAAGGCGCTCGT GCATATTCCGGATTGGAAGAAGCAGTTTATCGTAACATTAATGCATGCAAGGAGTTTGCGTCATCGGTCCGTTCAGCGTATGGCCCGAACGGTATGAACAAGATGATCATTAATCACATTGAGAAGCAGTTTGTTACTTCCGATGCTGGGACTATCATGCGGGAGCTTGATGTTGAGCATCCGGCAGCAAAGCTGATGATTCAGGCTAGTCAGATGCAAGAAGCGGAGGTGGGTGATGGTACAAACTTTGTGGTGATTTTCTGCGGAGCGTTGTTGGCGGAAGCGGAAGAATTATGCCGGTTGGGAGTGACCACCAGTGATATAACGGAGGGGTACGAAAAAGCACTGGATAAGGCATTGGAAATTCTACCGAAACTGGTCTGCTACCAGATTAACGACTATCGAAATCAGGAACAGGTGAAAGAAGCGATCAAAGCTTCCATCATGTCCAAGCAGTTGGGATATGAAGAATTTATTTCTGATTTGATAGCTAAGGCCTGTGTCTCAATTCTACCGGAAAAGACTACGTTCAATGTGGATAATGTACGCGTCTGTAAAATACTAGGTAGTGGGCTACACACTTCGGAGGTTGTTCACGGCATGGTCTTCAAACGGTTTGTAGAAGGGGAAGTGAGTTCGGCCACTAATGCTAAGATTGCACTGTATTCCTGCCCGGTTGATATTATCCAGACAGAAACTAAAGGCACTGTTCTGATTAAAAGCGCAGAAGAGCTGAAAAATTTCAGCAAGGGAGAAGAGAATCTTCTAGAATCCCAGATCAAGGCGATTGCGGACACCGGAGCAAAGGTAATCGTTGCCGGAGCAAAATTCGGGGATATGGCACTACACTATATGAACAAATACGGTTTGATGGCAGTTCGTCTGAACTCCAAATTCGATTTGCGTCGTCTTAGTAAAGCGGTCAACGGAACCGTCTTACCTCGTCTGACTCCACCGAGTTCAGAAGAGCTTGGATTCTGCGACAACGTTTTTGTAAACGAACTTGGTGATACGTCAGTTTGTATATTTAAATCTGAAGGCGCCGACAGTCGCATCGCTACTATTGTAATTCGTGGTTCTACCGATAATTATATGGATGATATCGAACGCGCCATTGACGATGGAGTCAACACGTTCAAAGGTCTAACTCGTGATGGTCGATTCTTACCGGGTGCGGGTGCTGTTGAAATTGAACTCGCTCAGCAACTAGCTGAATACGCTGATACTCTGCCAGGGTTGGACCAATATGCGGTTCGTAAGTTCGCCAGCGCCTTAGAAGCTTTTCCTAAAGCTTTGGCAGAAAACACCGGTATTAATGCAACGGAAGTAGTCAATAAGCTGTATCTTGCCCACAAGGAaggcaagaaaaatgaaggGTTTGATATCGATGCCGAGCAACCCTCGACGATTGACGTTACGGGAACCAAAATCTTCGATTTGTTCCAGACAAAATACTGGAGCTTAAAGTACGCTGTCGGAGCTGCCTGCACGATTTTGAAGGTTGATCAGATTATCATGGCAAAACGAGCTGGAGGACCGAAACCACGGCAGGGAGGAGCCAACAGTGATGACGAGTCATAA